One genomic window of Myxocyprinus asiaticus isolate MX2 ecotype Aquarium Trade chromosome 5, UBuf_Myxa_2, whole genome shotgun sequence includes the following:
- the LOC127440445 gene encoding brain acid soluble protein 1 homolog: MGGKLSKKKKGYNVDNEKDKEKDAKTEGASAEESEAPKDKEEAPTTTETTNDTAAAGKEATPGADSNSTSPKEEEKGSAPPKKEEPAANANAPKASDSKTSEAAKAEPAKSPDAPPTKAEENSAPSAPANEKEPAKDPTPPAKDPAPPVATVMENKADSESKKTEAPPAKESTPAEPITTEASPAPNKEQAVAVQD, translated from the coding sequence ATGGGAGGGAAGCTAAGCAAAAAGAAGAAGGGATACAATGTGGACAACGAGAAGGATAAAGAGAAGGACGCCAAGACAGAGGGAGCGTCGGCAGAGGAGAGCGAAGCTCCAAAAGACAAGGAGGAAGCTCCCACCACCACAGAGACGACTAATGACACAGCAGCAGCCGGCAAAGAAGCCACGCCTGGTGCTGATAGTAATTCCACTTCACctaaggaggaggagaaaggctctGCCCCTCCGAAAAAGGAGGAGCCTGCGGCTAATGCCAATGCTCCTAAAGCCTCTGACTCCAAGACCAGCGAGGCCGCCAAAGCAGAGCCCGCCAAGAGCCCCGATGCCCCACCCACCAAAGCGGAGGAAAACTCCGCCCCCTCAGCTCCAGCAAATGAGAAAGAGCCTGCGAAAGACCCCACCCCTCCTGCAAAAGATCCCGCCCCTCCTGTAGCCACAGTGATGGAGAACAAGGCTGACTCTGAGTCTAAAAAGACTGAGGCTCCGCCCGCAAAGGAATCCACCCCTGCAGAGCCAATCACCACGGAGGCAAGCCCCGCCCCCAATAAGGAGCAAGCAGTCGCTGTGCAGGATTAA